One window from the genome of Ensifer canadensis encodes:
- a CDS encoding cupin domain-containing protein, which yields MKMSHVMAGALLIVGSGLALPTANAQQPGIQRTDLVQHDLSIPAHETVQARVDFGPGAISIKHSHPGEDVAYVLEGSLEYQLEDRAPVTLHAGEALFIPAGVAHLAKNVGSGKASELATYIVEKGTPLVVPVK from the coding sequence ATGAAAATGTCTCATGTCATGGCGGGTGCGCTGCTGATTGTTGGAAGTGGATTGGCGCTGCCCACGGCCAACGCACAGCAACCGGGAATTCAGCGCACCGACCTTGTGCAGCACGATCTCAGCATACCCGCGCACGAGACCGTTCAGGCACGCGTCGATTTCGGGCCCGGCGCAATCTCCATCAAGCACTCTCATCCGGGCGAAGACGTGGCCTATGTCCTCGAAGGCTCGCTGGAATACCAGCTCGAGGATAGAGCGCCGGTTACCCTTCATGCCGGAGAGGCCCTGTTCATTCCGGCCGGGGTGGCTCATCTCGCGAAGAATGTCGGCAGCGGCAAGGCATCGGAGCTCGCGACCTACATCGTCGAGAAAGGAACCCCGCTTGTCGTCCCGGTCAAGTGA